In Verrucomicrobiota bacterium, the DNA window CAACCCCGTGCCGCCCATGCCGGCGGACGACCTCAAGGTCCACGCCGATCGCGTCGTGGGCATGCTCAAGTGCGACCCCGTCTACCGCGACTACATCGGCGTGCTCATCAACAACGAAATGTGGCGCGAGCAGATTGCGAGCGTGCCGTTCGAGCGGCGGCTGCTGCTGCTGCCCAAATGCCTGCGCGTCGAGAGCAAGTGCCCCGCGCCGTTCGACGAGTTCGGCCTGCTGTGCAAGCAGTGCGGGCTGTGCACCATTCAGGATTTGCAGGCGGAAGCGGAGAAGCTTGGTTACGCGACACTGGTCGCCGAAGGTTCGGCCATCGTCATGTCGCTCATTCAGACCGGGAAGATCGAGGCGATCGTCGGCGTGAGCTGTCTCTCAGTGCTGGAGCGCGCCTTTCCCTACATGGAGGCCGCGGCCATTCCCGGCGTCGCGATTCCGCTGCTTCAGGACGACTGCATTGACACCACGGTGGACCTCGACTGGGTGTGGGATTACATCCACCTCACCAGCGACGACCAGACGCGCCGGCTCGACCTCGGCGCGCTGCGCGACGAGGTGGATTTCTGGTTCAGCCCCGCCTGCCTCGACACCATCATGGGCAACGCCGACGGCGAGACCGAGCGCATCGCCCGCGAATGGCTCGGCAAGGCCGGCAAGCGCTGGCGGCCGTTCCTCGCGGTCGCGGCGTATCAGGCGCTGCGCAGGGATCTCGGCAAGCCGCTGCCCGAAGACGTGCGCAAGATCGCCGTCGCCGTCGAATGCTTCCACAAGGCCTCGCTCATCCACGACGACATCGAGGACAACGACGGGCTGCGCTACGGCGAGAAAACCCTGAACGCGGAATACGGCACGGCTGTCGCCTTGAACGTCGGCGACCTGCTCATCGGCGAGGGCTACCGGCTCATCGGATCCTGCCGCGCCAGCGCCGAGCAGAAGGCCGCGATGCTCATCGTGGCCAGCCAGGGACAGCGCGCGCTTTGCCGCGGACAGGGCGCGGAGCTTTGCTGGGCGCGCTCGCCACAGCCGCTCACACAGCACCAGATTTTGGAAATCTTCCGGCTCAAGACCGCGCCCGCCTTCGAGGTCGCACTGCGGCTCGGCTCGATTTACGCCGACCTCGAACGCTACGAGGAGGTCGAGTCCACGCTCGGCATCTACAGCGAGGCGCTCGGCATCGCTTACCAGATTCGCGACGACCTCAGCGACCTCGGCGAGCAGGGCGAGACCAACGACATCGCCGGCCTGCGCCCGAGCCTGTTGCTGGGCATCGCCCACGACAAGGCCAGGGCCGCGCAGAAGGAGCTGCTCGAGAACGTCTGGCATCGGCAGCTTCCCGCCGGCGGCATCGCGCAAGTCGAGTCGCTTTACGCCGAACTTGGCGCCGACGTGCGCGCGAAGACGTTGCTCGAAACCTACAAGGAGCAGGCCATCCGCTCGCTTGCCGACCTGGAGAACCCGAACCTCAAGGGCCTGCTGCGCCGCACGCTGGGCAAGATCTTCAACGACGTGGAGATCAAAGGCTGGTGCAAGGAGCAGGAGCAGTTGAACGGCGTCCGCGACGGCGTGCGGATTGATACCATGGTTTCACCTTCGGGGCGGCATGAGGCCGAAGCGGCGATGGCGCGGTGAGCCTCCGCCTCCAACTCCTCCAAGTCGCCCGCCTTGCGCCGCGCCTGCTCGGTGACTCCACCAGTCTCGTCCGCGAATTTTACCAGCGTCAGCTTTCGCCCGAGGGCGCCGGACTCGACCGCGACGGCAAACCCGACCTCTACTACACCATCTTCGCGCTTGCCGGACTCCAAGCCGTGGACGCCGAACTCCCGCGCGACGCAGTTGAAAAATGCCTCCATTCGCATGGGGACGGCGCGAAGCTCGACTTCGTCCATCTCTCCGCGCTCGCGCGCTGCTGGTCCGCCGTCGGCAGGGAACGGATGCCTGCCGGACTCGACCGCGGCTTGCTCGCGCGGCTCGAATCGTTTCGCAAACCGGATGGCGGATACGAAGGCGATGCCAGGCTCGCACACGGCACGGCCTACGGCGCGTTCGTCGCACTCGGCGCTTACGAGGACCTTGGCCACACGCCCCCGCAGCCGCTTGAACTCATTCGAAGCCTCAAGCGCCTCGAAACGCCCGATGGCGCGTGGAGCAATGCGCCGCACGCCCGCACCGGCGCGACCAATGCCACGGCCGGCGCGGTCACGCTCATCCGGCACCTCGGCTTCCCGGTGAACGAGCGCGCCGGCGACTGGCTGCTTGCGCAGGCTCATCCGCAAGGGGGCTTCCTCGCCGTGCCGGGCGCGCCGATGCCCGACCTGCTTTCCACCGCGACAACCCTGCACGCGCTCGCGGCGATGGATCGCCGCCTGCCGGGCGAAGTCCACGAGCGTTGCCTTGATTTCCTCGACACGCTCTGGGACGCCCGCGGCGGTTTCCACGGCCACTGGGCGGACGACCACGTGGACGCGGAATACACGTTCTACGGCCTGCTCGCGCTCGGTCACTTGAGCGTTTGAACCGGGGTTCCGCTTGGCAGGCACGGGCGCATTTGGTTAGCTCTCGCGCGGATGCCTCTCCGCCGAACGCTTCTCGCGCTTGCCGCTGCGCTTGCCCTTGCGTCCGGTTCCGCCCGCGCGCAGCAACGCGGATCGCCATGGTTCATTGAGGCTCCGGGGAAGGAGGGCACGCTTTCGTTCGATCTTGCCACGCGCACCGTCATCGCCACGAATGGAATCCTTGTCCGCTACCAAGACTCGCCAACAAACACGACCGAGTTGACGGCGCTACGCGCGCGGCTCAACCAGGACACGGGCGACATCCAGGCCGAAGGCGCGGTGACGCTGAAGCGCGACGGCCAGCTCTGGCGCAGTCACAGCGCGGACTACAATTTCAAATCGCGCGACTTCCGCGCAGGTGATTTTCGCACGGGCCACGCGCCCTTCTACATCGGCGGCCTCGGCCTCGCGGCGGATGCGACCAACCGCGTGTTCACCGCGCACGACTCGTTTGTCACCACGGACGACCTCGGCGTGCCTGGCTTCCGGCTCAAGTGCAAGACGCTGACCGTGACTGCCGGCGAGCGCATCGAGGCGACGGAGGCGACGCTCTACATCGGCACGGTGCCTGTGATGTATTTGCCGAAATACTCGCGGTCGCTGATGCGGCATCCCAACAACTTCGCGTTTGAGCCTGGCTACCGGAGCCTTTACGGGCCGTTTCTGCTCGGCACCTACAACTGGTCGGGCAGCGAGCAGTTGTCCGGCAAGATGCACCTCGACTACCGGCAGCGGCGCGGCGTGGGCTTCGGGCCGGACGTGAGTTATGACCTCGGCCGGTTCGGAGAGGGAGAATTCAAGTTCTACTACGTCCACGACGACGAACCGGGACTGAGCCTGTCAGGCCGGCCTGTGGCAGCGGACCGCCATCGCACGGAGCTCTGGCATTCGGCCGCCCTCGACACAAACCTGACGCTCCGGGTCCACCTCCGCGAGCAGCGCGACGACACGTTCATCCGCGATTTTTTCGAGACCGAATACCGGCGCAACATCCAGCCCTCGTCGTTCGTCGAGTTGAACAAGCTCTGGCCGAACTTCTCGCTGAACGCGCTTGTCCAGCCACGACTGAACAGTGTCTTCGAGACGGTCGAACGCCTGCCCGACGTGAAACTCTCGGCGCTCCCGCAGGAGCTCGGGACAACGCCCGTCTATTATCAAAGCGAGAGCTCGCTCGGGTGGTTCCGCCACAAGTTCGCCAACGGCACGAGCAACGATTTCGCCGCGTGGCGTGGGGACACGTATCACCAACTCACGCTGCCACGGACCTATTGGGGATTCCTCAACATCACGCCGCGCGTCGGCGGACGCTTCACGCACTATGGCGAAAGCGAAGGCGCGGGCGTGAATCTCACGGCGACCGACCGCGCCGTCTTCAACACCGGCGCGGAAGTCTCATTCAAGGCTTCGCGCCTCTGGCCGGAGACGCGCGGCACGATGTTCGACTTGGACGGTGTGCGGCACATCTTCGAGCCGTCGATCAACTACGTCTTCGTGCCGAGCCCGAATCGGGCGCCGACTCGGTTGCCGCAGTTCGACACCGAGTTGCCAAGCTTGCGCCTGCTGCCGATTGAGTTTCCGGATTACAACGCGATTGACTCCGTGGACAGCCAGAATGTGCTGCGGCTCGGCCTGCGCAATCTTGTCCAGACCAAGCGCGCCGGTCAGGTCGACTCGCTGCTGCACTGGGCGCTTTACACGGACTGGCGCCTGCGCCCGCGCGCGGGGCAGACCACGTTCGCGGATGTCTTCTCCGACCTGGATTTCAAGCCGCGCTCGTGGCTCTCGCTCAGTTCCGAAACACGCTACGACATCGCCTCCGGTCACGTGCGACTTGCGGATCACAACCTCGCCGTCGAGCCGAACACGACGTGGAGTTTCGGCGTCGGCCACCGATACCTCCGCACCGACCCTGCGCTGGGCGCGAACGGGCTCGGGAACAACCTCATCCAGTCCATGGTGCACTACCGGCTCAACGAAAACTGGGGTTTCCGCGCCACGCACCTGTTCGAGGGGCGCAACGGCGTCCTGCAAGAGCAGGGCTACTCGCTCTATCATGACTTCCGGAGCTGGACGGGCGCGCTCACGGTGCGCCGCCGCGAAAACGTCGCCGGCCCGTCCGACTTCACGATCGGATTCGTTTTCTCCTTCAAAGCTTTCCCGCGTTTCGGGCTTGGCGACGACCGCACACGGCAGAATTCCCTGTTCGGGAATTGAGCGCCGGCGCGCCGCTCCAAAACGTTTGCCACCTCACCCGATCGCGATACGCTGGGCGCATGACACGCCATTGTTGGAAGTGCGGGCTCGAGTGGACGCTGCCCGTCAACCCCGGCCGCAGCGAGTCCTGCCATCGCTGCAGTTCCGACGTGCGGGTGTGTTTGAACTGCCAGTTTTATGACGTCCACGCCGCGCAACAGTGCCGCGAGCGTCGCGCGGAGCCCGTGTTCGACAAGCACGTCGGCACGTTTTGCGAGTGGTTCGACTTCGCGCGCCGCAACTTCAGGCCCCCCGGCCAGAATCCGCGCGAAGGCAGCGCGCGCGACAACTTGAAG includes these proteins:
- a CDS encoding DUF116 domain-containing protein translates to MQPIPLNPPGSYTAAVVPKHVVQQRFRTPKGNIPQTPVERNHFLHVIRNYVAEFNPVPPMPADDLKVHADRVVGMLKCDPVYRDYIGVLINNEMWREQIASVPFERRLLLLPKCLRVESKCPAPFDEFGLLCKQCGLCTIQDLQAEAEKLGYATLVAEGSAIVMSLIQTGKIEAIVGVSCLSVLERAFPYMEAAAIPGVAIPLLQDDCIDTTVDLDWVWDYIHLTSDDQTRRLDLGALRDEVDFWFSPACLDTIMGNADGETERIAREWLGKAGKRWRPFLAVAAYQALRRDLGKPLPEDVRKIAVAVECFHKASLIHDDIEDNDGLRYGEKTLNAEYGTAVALNVGDLLIGEGYRLIGSCRASAEQKAAMLIVASQGQRALCRGQGAELCWARSPQPLTQHQILEIFRLKTAPAFEVALRLGSIYADLERYEEVESTLGIYSEALGIAYQIRDDLSDLGEQGETNDIAGLRPSLLLGIAHDKARAAQKELLENVWHRQLPAGGIAQVESLYAELGADVRAKTLLETYKEQAIRSLADLENPNLKGLLRRTLGKIFNDVEIKGWCKEQEQLNGVRDGVRIDTMVSPSGRHEAEAAMAR
- a CDS encoding LPS-assembly protein LptD, whose amino-acid sequence is MPLRRTLLALAAALALASGSARAQQRGSPWFIEAPGKEGTLSFDLATRTVIATNGILVRYQDSPTNTTELTALRARLNQDTGDIQAEGAVTLKRDGQLWRSHSADYNFKSRDFRAGDFRTGHAPFYIGGLGLAADATNRVFTAHDSFVTTDDLGVPGFRLKCKTLTVTAGERIEATEATLYIGTVPVMYLPKYSRSLMRHPNNFAFEPGYRSLYGPFLLGTYNWSGSEQLSGKMHLDYRQRRGVGFGPDVSYDLGRFGEGEFKFYYVHDDEPGLSLSGRPVAADRHRTELWHSAALDTNLTLRVHLREQRDDTFIRDFFETEYRRNIQPSSFVELNKLWPNFSLNALVQPRLNSVFETVERLPDVKLSALPQELGTTPVYYQSESSLGWFRHKFANGTSNDFAAWRGDTYHQLTLPRTYWGFLNITPRVGGRFTHYGESEGAGVNLTATDRAVFNTGAEVSFKASRLWPETRGTMFDLDGVRHIFEPSINYVFVPSPNRAPTRLPQFDTELPSLRLLPIEFPDYNAIDSVDSQNVLRLGLRNLVQTKRAGQVDSLLHWALYTDWRLRPRAGQTTFADVFSDLDFKPRSWLSLSSETRYDIASGHVRLADHNLAVEPNTTWSFGVGHRYLRTDPALGANGLGNNLIQSMVHYRLNENWGFRATHLFEGRNGVLQEQGYSLYHDFRSWTGALTVRRRENVAGPSDFTIGFVFSFKAFPRFGLGDDRTRQNSLFGN
- a CDS encoding terpene cyclase/mutase family protein, with the translated sequence MSLRLQLLQVARLAPRLLGDSTSLVREFYQRQLSPEGAGLDRDGKPDLYYTIFALAGLQAVDAELPRDAVEKCLHSHGDGAKLDFVHLSALARCWSAVGRERMPAGLDRGLLARLESFRKPDGGYEGDARLAHGTAYGAFVALGAYEDLGHTPPQPLELIRSLKRLETPDGAWSNAPHARTGATNATAGAVTLIRHLGFPVNERAGDWLLAQAHPQGGFLAVPGAPMPDLLSTATTLHALAAMDRRLPGEVHERCLDFLDTLWDARGGFHGHWADDHVDAEYTFYGLLALGHLSV